The following are encoded together in the Vidua macroura isolate BioBank_ID:100142 chromosome 6, ASM2450914v1, whole genome shotgun sequence genome:
- the PPP4R3A gene encoding serine/threonine-protein phosphatase 4 regulatory subunit 3A isoform X1 — translation MTDTRRRVKVYTLNEDRQWDDRGTGHVSSCYVERLKGMSLLVRAESDGSLLLESKINPNTAYQKQQDTLIVWSEAENYDLALSFQEKAGCDEIWEKICQVQGKDPSVDITQDLVDESEEERFDDMSSPGLELPSCELSRLEEIAELVASSLPSPLRREKLALALENEGYIKKLLEIFHVCEDLENIEGLHHLYEIIKGIFLLNRTALFEVMFSEECIMDVIGCLEYDPSLSQSRKHREFLTKTAKFKEVIPISDPELKQKIHQTYRVQYIQDMVLPTPSVFEENMLSTLHSFIFFNKVEIVGMLQEDEKFLTDLFAQLTDEATDEEKRQELVNFLKEFCAFSQTLQPQNRDAFFKTLSNMGILPALEVILGMDDAQVRSAATDIFSYLVEYNPSMVREFVMQEAQQNDDDILLINLIIEHMICDTDPELGGAVLLMGLLRTLVDPENMLATANKTEKTEFLGFFYKHCMHVLTAPLLANTTEDKPSKDDFQTAQLLALILELLTFCVEHHTYHIKNYIINKDILRRVLVLMASKHAFLALCALRFKRKIIGLKDEFYNRYIMKSFLFEPVVKAFLNNGSRYNLMNSAIIEMFEFIRVEDIKSLTAHVIENYWKALEDVDYVQTFKGLKLRFEQQRERQDNPKLDSMRSILRNHRYRRDARTLEDEEEMWFNTDEDDMEDGEAVVPPSDKPKNDEDIMDPISKFMERKKLKESEEKEVLLKTNLSGRQSPSFKLSFSSGTKSNLTSQSSASNLPGSPGSPGSPGSPGSPGSVSKSTSQMAAITTKGGLVGLVDYPDDDEEDDEDEDKEETLPLSKKAKLESS, via the exons ATGACGGACACCCGGCGGAGGGTGAAGGTTTACACGCTAAATGAGGACCGCCAGTGGGATGATCGAGGCACAGGGCATGTGTCCTCTTGCTACGTGGAGAGGCTCAAGGGCATGTCCCTGCTAGTCAGGGCAGAAAGTGATG gctCTCTTCTTTTGGAGTCCAAAATTAATCCGAACACTGCGTACCAGAAGCAACAG GATACCTTGATTGTGTGGTCTGAAGCTGAAAATTATGATTTGGCACTTAGCTTTCAAGAAAAAGCAGGTTGTGatgaaatatgggaaaaaatatgtCAG GTTCAAGGCAAAGACCCTTCTGTCGATATTACTCAGGATCTTGTTGATGAATCTGAGGAGGAGCGCTTTGATGATATGTCATCACCAGGTCTAGAATTGCCATCCTGTGAACTCAGCCGACTAGAAGAAATCGCAGAACTCGTGGCATCTTCACTGCCTTCACCCTTACGTCGCGAAAAACTCGCACTAGCACTGGAAAATGAGGGTTACATTAAGAAGCTCTTAGAAATTTTTCATGTGTGCGAAGACTTGGAGAACATTGAAGGACTACACCACTTATACGAAATTATTAAgggaattttccttttgaacagAACTGCACTTTTTGAAGTCATGTTTTCCGAGGAATGTATAATGGATGTAATTGGATGCCTAGAATATGATCCGTCTTTATCACAGTCACGGAAACACAGGGAATTTCTGACTAAAACAGCAAAATTTAAAGAGGTGATACCTATATCTGATCCAGAGCTGAAGCAAAAAATACATCAGACATACAGAGTACAGTATATTCAAGATATGGTCCTACCCACTCCCTCAGTTTTTGAGGAAAATATGCTATCAACACTTcattctttcatcttttttaataaagtggAAATAGTTGGCATGTTACAG GAAGATGAAAAATTTCTGACAGATTTGTTTGCACAACTAACAGATGAAGCCACAGATGAGGAGAAAAGACAGGAATTG GTAAATTTTCTGAAAGAGTTTTGTGCATTCTCACAAACACTGCAACCTCAAAACAGAGAtgcatttttcaaaactttGTCAAATATGGGCATACTGCCTGCCCTAGAAGTCATATTG GGTATGGATGATGCACAAGTACGAAGTGCAGCCACTGATATATTCTCATATTTGGTTGAATACAACCCATCCATGGTACGAGAATTTGTCATGCAGGAAGCGCAGCAGAATGATGAT gATATATTACTCATTAACCTCATTATAGAACACATGATTTGTGACACAGATCCAGAACTTGGAGGAGCAGTGCTACTCATGGGTTTGCTCCGTACTTTAGTTGATCCAGAAAATATGCTTGCCACTGCTAAT aaaacagaaaagacagaattcTTGGGTTTCTTCTACAAACATTGTATGCATGTTCTGACAGCCCCTTTATTGGCCAATACTACAGAGGACAAGCCTAGCAAAG ATGATTTTCAGACAGCCCAACTCTTGGCATTAATACTGGAATTGCTAACTTTCTGTGTAGAACATCATACCTATCACATAAAAAACTACATTATTAACAAAGATATCCTGCGAAGGGTCCTTGTTCTCATGGCCTCAAAGCACGCTTTCTTGGCATTGT GTGCCCTTCGTTTCAAGAGAAAGATAATTGGGCTAAAGGATGAATTCTACAACCGTTACATAATGAAAAGTTTTTTGTTTGAACCCGTGGTCAAAGCATTTCTAAATAATGGTTCCCGTTATAATCTGATGAACTCTGCCATAATAGAGATGTTCGAATTTATCAGAGTG GAAGATATAAAATCATTAACGGCTCATGTAATTGAAAATTACTGGAAGGCACTGGAAGATGTAGATTATGTGCAGACATTCAAAGGACTGAAACTACGATTTGAACAACAAAGGGAAAGACAAGATAATCCAAAACTTGACAG CATGCGCTCCATTTTGAGAAACCACAGGTACAGAAGGGATGCAAGAACcctggaggatgaggaggaaatGTGGTTTAATACTGATGAGGATGATATGGAAGATGGAGAGGCAGTAGTGCCCCCTTCTGACAAGCCTAAAAATGATGAGGATATTATGGACCCTATCAGCAAattcatggaaagaaaaaaat tgaaaGAGAGTGAAGAAAAGGAAGTTCTTCTGAAAACTAACCTTTCAGGTCGTCAGAGCCCAAGTTTCaagctttctttttctagtgGTACAAAATCTAACCTTACCAGCCAGTCATCTGCAAGTAATCTGCCTGGATCTCCTGGGTCCCCTGGGTCTCCAGGGTCCCCTGGCTCACCTGGATCAGTTTCTAAAAGCACATCTCAGATGGCAGCTATTACAACTAAG GGAGGCCTCGTTGGGCTTGTAGATTATCCtgatgatgatgaagaggatgatgaagatgaagatAAAGAGGAAACTTTACCTTTGTCAAAGAAAGCAAAGCTTGAGTCATCATAA
- the PPP4R3A gene encoding serine/threonine-protein phosphatase 4 regulatory subunit 3A isoform X2 gives MTDTRRRVKVYTLNEDRQWDDRGTGHVSSCYVERLKGMSLLVRAESDGSLLLESKINPNTAYQKQQVVFLNPFLLCTTSSSTLWKRKRVSSGAYKNEKKKKYCNFHPTDTLIVWSEAENYDLALSFQEKAGCDEIWEKICQVQGKDPSVDITQDLVDESEEERFDDMSSPGLELPSCELSRLEEIAELVASSLPSPLRREKLALALENEGYIKKLLEIFHVCEDLENIEGLHHLYEIIKGIFLLNRTALFEVMFSEECIMDVIGCLEYDPSLSQSRKHREFLTKTAKFKEVIPISDPELKQKIHQTYRVQYIQDMVLPTPSVFEENMLSTLHSFIFFNKVEIVGMLQEDEKFLTDLFAQLTDEATDEEKRQELVNFLKEFCAFSQTLQPQNRDAFFKTLSNMGILPALEVILGMDDAQVRSAATDIFSYLVEYNPSMVREFVMQEAQQNDDDILLINLIIEHMICDTDPELGGAVLLMGLLRTLVDPENMLATANKTEKTEFLGFFYKHCMHVLTAPLLANTTEDKPSKDDFQTAQLLALILELLTFCVEHHTYHIKNYIINKDILRRVLVLMASKHAFLALCALRFKRKIIGLKDEFYNRYIMKSFLFEPVVKAFLNNGSRYNLMNSAIIEMFEFIRVEDIKSLTAHVIENYWKALEDVDYVQTFKGLKLRFEQQRERQDNPKLDSMRSILRNHRYRRDARTLEDEEEMWFNTDEDDMEDGEAVVPPSDKPKNDEDIMDPISKFMERKKLKESEEKEVLLKTNLSGRQSPSFKLSFSSGTKSNLTSQSSASNLPGSPGSPGSPGSPGSPGSVSKSTSQMAAITTKGGLVGLVDYPDDDEEDDEDEDKEETLPLSKKAKLESS, from the exons ATGACGGACACCCGGCGGAGGGTGAAGGTTTACACGCTAAATGAGGACCGCCAGTGGGATGATCGAGGCACAGGGCATGTGTCCTCTTGCTACGTGGAGAGGCTCAAGGGCATGTCCCTGCTAGTCAGGGCAGAAAGTGATG gctCTCTTCTTTTGGAGTCCAAAATTAATCCGAACACTGCGTACCAGAAGCAACAG GTGGTCTTCCTAAATCCCTTTCTTCTGTGTACCACCTCTTCCTCAAccctttggaaaaggaaaag AGTGTCTTCTGGGGcctacaaaaatgaaaaaaaaaaaaaatactgtaactTTCATCCTACA GATACCTTGATTGTGTGGTCTGAAGCTGAAAATTATGATTTGGCACTTAGCTTTCAAGAAAAAGCAGGTTGTGatgaaatatgggaaaaaatatgtCAG GTTCAAGGCAAAGACCCTTCTGTCGATATTACTCAGGATCTTGTTGATGAATCTGAGGAGGAGCGCTTTGATGATATGTCATCACCAGGTCTAGAATTGCCATCCTGTGAACTCAGCCGACTAGAAGAAATCGCAGAACTCGTGGCATCTTCACTGCCTTCACCCTTACGTCGCGAAAAACTCGCACTAGCACTGGAAAATGAGGGTTACATTAAGAAGCTCTTAGAAATTTTTCATGTGTGCGAAGACTTGGAGAACATTGAAGGACTACACCACTTATACGAAATTATTAAgggaattttccttttgaacagAACTGCACTTTTTGAAGTCATGTTTTCCGAGGAATGTATAATGGATGTAATTGGATGCCTAGAATATGATCCGTCTTTATCACAGTCACGGAAACACAGGGAATTTCTGACTAAAACAGCAAAATTTAAAGAGGTGATACCTATATCTGATCCAGAGCTGAAGCAAAAAATACATCAGACATACAGAGTACAGTATATTCAAGATATGGTCCTACCCACTCCCTCAGTTTTTGAGGAAAATATGCTATCAACACTTcattctttcatcttttttaataaagtggAAATAGTTGGCATGTTACAG GAAGATGAAAAATTTCTGACAGATTTGTTTGCACAACTAACAGATGAAGCCACAGATGAGGAGAAAAGACAGGAATTG GTAAATTTTCTGAAAGAGTTTTGTGCATTCTCACAAACACTGCAACCTCAAAACAGAGAtgcatttttcaaaactttGTCAAATATGGGCATACTGCCTGCCCTAGAAGTCATATTG GGTATGGATGATGCACAAGTACGAAGTGCAGCCACTGATATATTCTCATATTTGGTTGAATACAACCCATCCATGGTACGAGAATTTGTCATGCAGGAAGCGCAGCAGAATGATGAT gATATATTACTCATTAACCTCATTATAGAACACATGATTTGTGACACAGATCCAGAACTTGGAGGAGCAGTGCTACTCATGGGTTTGCTCCGTACTTTAGTTGATCCAGAAAATATGCTTGCCACTGCTAAT aaaacagaaaagacagaattcTTGGGTTTCTTCTACAAACATTGTATGCATGTTCTGACAGCCCCTTTATTGGCCAATACTACAGAGGACAAGCCTAGCAAAG ATGATTTTCAGACAGCCCAACTCTTGGCATTAATACTGGAATTGCTAACTTTCTGTGTAGAACATCATACCTATCACATAAAAAACTACATTATTAACAAAGATATCCTGCGAAGGGTCCTTGTTCTCATGGCCTCAAAGCACGCTTTCTTGGCATTGT GTGCCCTTCGTTTCAAGAGAAAGATAATTGGGCTAAAGGATGAATTCTACAACCGTTACATAATGAAAAGTTTTTTGTTTGAACCCGTGGTCAAAGCATTTCTAAATAATGGTTCCCGTTATAATCTGATGAACTCTGCCATAATAGAGATGTTCGAATTTATCAGAGTG GAAGATATAAAATCATTAACGGCTCATGTAATTGAAAATTACTGGAAGGCACTGGAAGATGTAGATTATGTGCAGACATTCAAAGGACTGAAACTACGATTTGAACAACAAAGGGAAAGACAAGATAATCCAAAACTTGACAG CATGCGCTCCATTTTGAGAAACCACAGGTACAGAAGGGATGCAAGAACcctggaggatgaggaggaaatGTGGTTTAATACTGATGAGGATGATATGGAAGATGGAGAGGCAGTAGTGCCCCCTTCTGACAAGCCTAAAAATGATGAGGATATTATGGACCCTATCAGCAAattcatggaaagaaaaaaat tgaaaGAGAGTGAAGAAAAGGAAGTTCTTCTGAAAACTAACCTTTCAGGTCGTCAGAGCCCAAGTTTCaagctttctttttctagtgGTACAAAATCTAACCTTACCAGCCAGTCATCTGCAAGTAATCTGCCTGGATCTCCTGGGTCCCCTGGGTCTCCAGGGTCCCCTGGCTCACCTGGATCAGTTTCTAAAAGCACATCTCAGATGGCAGCTATTACAACTAAG GGAGGCCTCGTTGGGCTTGTAGATTATCCtgatgatgatgaagaggatgatgaagatgaagatAAAGAGGAAACTTTACCTTTGTCAAAGAAAGCAAAGCTTGAGTCATCATAA